Proteins from one Primulina huaijiensis isolate GDHJ02 chromosome 18, ASM1229523v2, whole genome shotgun sequence genomic window:
- the LOC140964045 gene encoding zinc finger protein CONSTANS-LIKE 2-like isoform X2, with protein sequence MLKLEKHGGDGPNTWARGCDTCRSAACTVYCRADMAYLCSSCDARIHAANLLASRHERVWVCEACESAPAAFLCKADAASLCTSCDSDIHSANPLARRHHRVPILPIPGLLYGPSAPRPGDAAADDLLTQEGDDADEEDDDEAASWLLLNPSNNTENQSSENGALFGEEGDEYFELEDYNPCQNNLFNYQYNNLQQNYNSTVSQRNYGGDSVVPIQNCKEKDSFFQIGFECKASNLGYTSYPTSKSHMVSLSPVDVGVVPESKTSEISVSHTRPPKGTIDLFSGPPIQATPQLTPMDREARVLRYREKKKARKFEKTIRYASRKAYAETRPRIKGRFAKRKDVEAEVDQRFSTSIMAEAGYGNGIVPSY encoded by the exons ATgctgaaactcgaaaaacatggCGGCGATGGCCCTAACACCTGGGCCAGAGGCTGCGACACGTGCCGCTCCGCAGCATGCACTGTGTATTGCCGCGCAGACATGGCGTACCTCTGCAGCAGCTGTGATGCCCGTATCCACGCCGCCAATCTGCTGGCTTCCCGCCACGAGCGTGTGTGGGTTTGCGAGGCATGTGAGAGTGCTCCGGCTGCCTTCTTGTGTAAGGCTGATGCTGCATCTCTCTGCACTTCTTGCGACTCTGATATACACTCGGCAAACCCTCTCGCTCGCCGCCACCACCGAGTCCCCATTCTTCCGATTCCTGGCTTGCTCTACGGCCCATCCGCTCCTAGACCTG GTGATGCAGCAGCAGATGACTTATTGACTCAGGAAGGAGATGATGCAGATGAAGAAGATGACGATGAAGCAGCATCATGGCTATTGCTCAATCCTTCAAACAATACAGAAAATCAAAGCAGTGAAAATGGGGCTTTATTCGGCGAAGAAGGGGATGAGTATTTTGAGCTTGAAGATTATAATCCATGTCAAAATAATCTGTTCAATTATCAGTACAATAATCTGCAGCAGAATTACAACAGTACTGTTTCTCAAAGGAACTACGGAGGAGACAGCGTTGTCCCAATCCAGAACTGTAAAGAGAAGGACAGTTTTTTCCAGATTGGATTTGAGTGCAAGGCTTCTAACTTGGGGTACACTAGTTATCCTACTTCCAAATCTCATATG GTTTCCCTTTCGCCAGTGGATGTTGGCGTTGTTCCAGAATCAAAAACGTCCGAGATCTCAGTCTCCCACACAAGACCTCCAAAAGGGACAATCGATCTTTTCTCAGGCCCTCCAATCCAGGCAACTCCGCAGTTAACTCCAATGGACAGAGAGGCGAGAGTCTTGAGGTATCGGGAGAAAAAGAAGGCTAGAAAATTCGAAAAGACGATTCGATATGCATCAAGAAAAGCATATGCAGAGACTAGACCAAGAATCAAGGGTCGATTTGCTAAAAGAAAAGATGTTGAAGCGGAAGTGGATCAGAGGTTTTCTACTTCTATAATGGCAGAAGCTGGATATGGGAATGGGATTGTTCCATCATACTGA
- the LOC140964045 gene encoding zinc finger protein CONSTANS-LIKE 2-like isoform X1, with protein MLKLEKHGGDGPNTWARGCDTCRSAACTVYCRADMAYLCSSCDARIHAANLLASRHERVWVCEACESAPAAFLCKADAASLCTSCDSDIHSANPLARRHHRVPILPIPGLLYGPSAPRPGGFVTGDAAADDLLTQEGDDADEEDDDEAASWLLLNPSNNTENQSSENGALFGEEGDEYFELEDYNPCQNNLFNYQYNNLQQNYNSTVSQRNYGGDSVVPIQNCKEKDSFFQIGFECKASNLGYTSYPTSKSHMVSLSPVDVGVVPESKTSEISVSHTRPPKGTIDLFSGPPIQATPQLTPMDREARVLRYREKKKARKFEKTIRYASRKAYAETRPRIKGRFAKRKDVEAEVDQRFSTSIMAEAGYGNGIVPSY; from the exons ATgctgaaactcgaaaaacatggCGGCGATGGCCCTAACACCTGGGCCAGAGGCTGCGACACGTGCCGCTCCGCAGCATGCACTGTGTATTGCCGCGCAGACATGGCGTACCTCTGCAGCAGCTGTGATGCCCGTATCCACGCCGCCAATCTGCTGGCTTCCCGCCACGAGCGTGTGTGGGTTTGCGAGGCATGTGAGAGTGCTCCGGCTGCCTTCTTGTGTAAGGCTGATGCTGCATCTCTCTGCACTTCTTGCGACTCTGATATACACTCGGCAAACCCTCTCGCTCGCCGCCACCACCGAGTCCCCATTCTTCCGATTCCTGGCTTGCTCTACGGCCCATCCGCTCCTAGACCTGGTGGGTTCGTAACAG GTGATGCAGCAGCAGATGACTTATTGACTCAGGAAGGAGATGATGCAGATGAAGAAGATGACGATGAAGCAGCATCATGGCTATTGCTCAATCCTTCAAACAATACAGAAAATCAAAGCAGTGAAAATGGGGCTTTATTCGGCGAAGAAGGGGATGAGTATTTTGAGCTTGAAGATTATAATCCATGTCAAAATAATCTGTTCAATTATCAGTACAATAATCTGCAGCAGAATTACAACAGTACTGTTTCTCAAAGGAACTACGGAGGAGACAGCGTTGTCCCAATCCAGAACTGTAAAGAGAAGGACAGTTTTTTCCAGATTGGATTTGAGTGCAAGGCTTCTAACTTGGGGTACACTAGTTATCCTACTTCCAAATCTCATATG GTTTCCCTTTCGCCAGTGGATGTTGGCGTTGTTCCAGAATCAAAAACGTCCGAGATCTCAGTCTCCCACACAAGACCTCCAAAAGGGACAATCGATCTTTTCTCAGGCCCTCCAATCCAGGCAACTCCGCAGTTAACTCCAATGGACAGAGAGGCGAGAGTCTTGAGGTATCGGGAGAAAAAGAAGGCTAGAAAATTCGAAAAGACGATTCGATATGCATCAAGAAAAGCATATGCAGAGACTAGACCAAGAATCAAGGGTCGATTTGCTAAAAGAAAAGATGTTGAAGCGGAAGTGGATCAGAGGTTTTCTACTTCTATAATGGCAGAAGCTGGATATGGGAATGGGATTGTTCCATCATACTGA
- the LOC140964711 gene encoding mediator of RNA polymerase II transcription subunit 18 produces the protein MECVVEGIIETQHVEALEILLQGLCGVHRDRLRIHELCLKSVPNLGLVASELRLLCDLEQSEPTWTVRHIGGAMKGAGADQISVLVRNMVESKVSKKALRLFYALGYKLDHELLRVGFAFNFHRGAQIRVSVSSVNKMLKLHATDEAVPLTPGIQLVEVTASASSENYTEVAAAVSSFCEYLAPLLHLSKPSNSTGVVPTAAAASASLMSDGGGTTL, from the exons ATGGAGTGCGTCGTTGAGGGAATTATAGAAACGCAG CATGTTGAAGCTCTGGAGATTCTTCTTCAAGGACTCTGTGGTGTTCACAGAGACCGTTTAAGGATTCATGAACTATGTTTGAAAAGTGTCCCGAACCTTG GTTTAGTAGCCTCAGAATTACGGCTTTTATGTGATCTCGAGCAGTCAGAGCCAACATG GACCGTCCGACACATTGGTGGTGCGATGAAAGGTGCTGGTGCTGATCAAATCTCAGTGTTGGTGAGGAATATGGTGGAGAGCAAAGTGAGCAAAAAGGCTCTCCGCCTATTTTATGCACTTGGCTACAAATTAGACCATGAACTTCTGAGAGTAGGATTTGCCTTTAATTTCCATAGAGGTGCTCAGATAAGAGTTTCCGTCTCTTCAGTCAATAAAATGCTCAAACTTCATGCTACGGATGAGGCAGTGCCTCTTACGCCAGGAATACAGTTAGTTGAAGTGACAGCCTCTGCATCGTCTGAGAACTACACTGAAGTTGCTGCTGCTGTATCATCTTTCTGTGAATATCTTGCACC GCTGCTTCATCTTTCAAAACCCAGTAACTCGACTGGAGTTGTTCCTACTGCAGCAGCAGCTTCTGCATCTCTGATGTCTGATGGTGGAGGCACAACACTTTAA